In Helianthus annuus cultivar XRQ/B chromosome 3, HanXRQr2.0-SUNRISE, whole genome shotgun sequence, a single window of DNA contains:
- the LOC110928969 gene encoding partner of Y14 and mago, giving the protein MASSGGGGGEDEAKEMAAELTKTLKEGERLVGPTRRPDGTLRKPYKIRAGYTPQDEVAVYKSKGALLKESLETVPPGYDPEVDVVVSKPKTKAAKRNERKKEKRLQASLDKGKSEVSSNDDVDRASESFELVVSQINEITISGTTSAASPPVNSETGDHVPDIDKRIRALKKKIRLTEGQQLKAGNDLKPEQLEKLAKLDDWRQELKVLEDKKASLENVL; this is encoded by the exons ATGGCGAGCAGTGGTGGAGGTGGAGGAGAAGACGAAGCCAAAGAAATGGCAGCTGAGCTCACCAAAACCCTAAAAGAAGGAGAAAGACTCGTTGGCCCGACCCGAAGACCCGACGGAACCCTGCGCAAACCCTATAAGATCAGGGCTGGATACACGCCTCAGGATGAAGTCGCCGTTTACAAATCCAAAGGCGCTCTC TTGAAGGAGTCACTGGAGACTGTGCCCCCTGGTTATGATCCTGAAGTGGATGTTGTTGTTAGTAAACCCAAAACCAAAGCCGCTAAGCGGAATGAGAGGAAGAAGGAGAAGCGTTTGCAG GCGTCCCTTGATAAGGGAAAAAGTGAAGTTTCGTCTAATGACGATGTAGATCGAGCATCAGAATCTTTCGAATTAGTTGTGTCCCAGATAAACGAGATCACTATTTCTGGAACCACATCGGCTGCCAGCCCTCCTGTTAATTCAGAAACGGGAGATCATGTTCCTGATATTGATAAACGAATCCGAGCCCTAAAAAAGAAG ATCCGGttaacagagggtcaacaactaaAGGCAGGGAATGATTTGAAACCAGAACAGTTGGAGAAATTAGCTAAATTAGACGATTGGCGACAAGAATTGAAGGTTTTGGAGGACAAAAAGGCTTCTCTggaaaatgttttataa